In a single window of the Corvus cornix cornix isolate S_Up_H32 chromosome 22, ASM73873v5, whole genome shotgun sequence genome:
- the LOC104683754 gene encoding STAM-binding protein isoform X2, with the protein MLRRLLIGCWQRGGAVPRRLGKNPEVLRRNGGRPRQSPSTAHVCHHARQGSASLPPEERVRRLIRAGSSVEVSEDIPPRRYFRSGVEMLRMATVYSEEGNIEHAFILYNKYITLFIEKLPQHRDYKSAVIPEKRETVKKLKEVAFPRAEELKEELLKRYAKDYAKYKEQEQLEEEKTRVALMKQQQAEQEQFHAFEEMIRRQELEKERLRIVQEFGKPEPSPQCVDGPLIPGVEKPPTDLTPKVPASPVHPAGTVPSKPPVVDRSLKPSALGSTESNAGVDVLRQVIVPRELCQKFLQLADANTVRGVETCGILCGKLMRNEFTITHVIVPKQLGGPDSCTTENEEELFIIQDQHGLVTLGWIHTHPTQTAFLSSVDLHTHCSYQMMLPESIAIVCSPKYQETGFFKLTEHGLEEISSCRQKGFHPHPKDPPLFITCNHVSIVERDVVLMDLR; encoded by the exons ATGTTAAGGCGGCTTCTCATTGGCTGCTggcagcggggcggggcggtgccCCGGCGGTTGGGGAAGAACCCGGAAGTGCTGAGGAGAAACGGCGGCCGCCCGCGCCAG AGCCCGAGCACGGCCCATGTGTGTCACCATGCCCGGCAGGGCAGCGCCAGCCTCCCGCCGGAGGAGCGCGTGCGGCGGCTGATCCGGGCGGGCAGCAGCGTGGAGGTGAGCGAGGACATCCCCCCGCGGCGCTACTTCCGCTCGGGCGTGGAGATGCTGCGCATGGCCACGGTGTACAGCGAGGAGGGCAACATCGAGCACGCCTTCATCCTCTACAACAAGTACATCAC GCTCTTCATCGAGAAGCTGCCGCAGCACCGCGATTACAAAAGCGCCGTCATTCCCGAGAAGAGGGAGACGGTCAAA AAACTGAAGGAAGTAGCCTTTCCCCGAGCCGAAGAGCTCAAGGAGGAGCTGTTAAAGAGGTACGCCAAGGACTATGCTAAGTACAAGGAGCAGGAG cagctggaggaggagaagacTCGGGTAGCCCtgatgaagcagcagcaggcagagcaggagcagttCCATGCCTTCGAGGAGATGATCCGGcggcaggagctggagaaggagcgCCTGAGGATAGTGCAGGAGTTTGGAAAGCCAGAGCCGAGTCCCCAGTGTGTGGATGGACCCCTCATCCCTGGCGTGGAAAAGCCCCCAACAGATTTAACCCCAAAGGTTCCGGCCTCTCCAGTTCATCCAGCGGGGACTGTCCCATCCAAACCTCCTGTTGTGGACAGATCTTTGAAGCCCAGTGCTTTGGGGAGCACGGAGAGCA ATGCAGGTGTGGATGTCCTTCGCCAGGTCATTGTCCCCAGAGAGCTGTGCCAGAAATTCCTGCAGCTGGCTGATGCCAACACCGTGCGGGGTGTGGAGACCTGCGGGATCCTCTGCGGGAAGCTG ATGAGGAACGAGTTCACCATCACCCACGTCATCGTCCCCAAGCAGCTGGGAGGCCCCGATTCCTGCACCACGGAGAACGAGGAGGAGCTCTTCATCATCCAGGACCAGCACGGCCTCGTCACTCTGGGCTGGATCCAC ACCCACCCCACACAGACAGCGTTCCTGTCCAGCGTGGACCTGCACACCCACTGCTCCTACCAGATGATGCTGCCAGAGTCCATCGCCATCGTGTGCTCTCCCAAATACCAGGA gacaGGGTTCTTCAAGCTGACGGAGCACGGCCTGGAGGAGATCTCATCCTGCCGGCAGAAGGGGTTCCACCCCCACCCCAAAGACCCCCCTCTCTTCATA
- the LOC104683754 gene encoding STAM-binding protein isoform X1 has product MLRRLLIGCWQRGGAVPRRLGKNPEVLRRNGGRPRQSPSTAHVCHHARQGSASLPPEERVRRLIRAGSSVEVSEDIPPRRYFRSGVEMLRMATVYSEEGNIEHAFILYNKYITLFIEKLPQHRDYKSAVIPEKRETVKKLKEVAFPRAEELKEELLKRYAKDYAKYKEQEQQLEEEKTRVALMKQQQAEQEQFHAFEEMIRRQELEKERLRIVQEFGKPEPSPQCVDGPLIPGVEKPPTDLTPKVPASPVHPAGTVPSKPPVVDRSLKPSALGSTESNAGVDVLRQVIVPRELCQKFLQLADANTVRGVETCGILCGKLMRNEFTITHVIVPKQLGGPDSCTTENEEELFIIQDQHGLVTLGWIHTHPTQTAFLSSVDLHTHCSYQMMLPESIAIVCSPKYQETGFFKLTEHGLEEISSCRQKGFHPHPKDPPLFITCNHVSIVERDVVLMDLR; this is encoded by the exons ATGTTAAGGCGGCTTCTCATTGGCTGCTggcagcggggcggggcggtgccCCGGCGGTTGGGGAAGAACCCGGAAGTGCTGAGGAGAAACGGCGGCCGCCCGCGCCAG AGCCCGAGCACGGCCCATGTGTGTCACCATGCCCGGCAGGGCAGCGCCAGCCTCCCGCCGGAGGAGCGCGTGCGGCGGCTGATCCGGGCGGGCAGCAGCGTGGAGGTGAGCGAGGACATCCCCCCGCGGCGCTACTTCCGCTCGGGCGTGGAGATGCTGCGCATGGCCACGGTGTACAGCGAGGAGGGCAACATCGAGCACGCCTTCATCCTCTACAACAAGTACATCAC GCTCTTCATCGAGAAGCTGCCGCAGCACCGCGATTACAAAAGCGCCGTCATTCCCGAGAAGAGGGAGACGGTCAAA AAACTGAAGGAAGTAGCCTTTCCCCGAGCCGAAGAGCTCAAGGAGGAGCTGTTAAAGAGGTACGCCAAGGACTATGCTAAGTACAAGGAGCAGGAG cagcagctggaggaggagaagacTCGGGTAGCCCtgatgaagcagcagcaggcagagcaggagcagttCCATGCCTTCGAGGAGATGATCCGGcggcaggagctggagaaggagcgCCTGAGGATAGTGCAGGAGTTTGGAAAGCCAGAGCCGAGTCCCCAGTGTGTGGATGGACCCCTCATCCCTGGCGTGGAAAAGCCCCCAACAGATTTAACCCCAAAGGTTCCGGCCTCTCCAGTTCATCCAGCGGGGACTGTCCCATCCAAACCTCCTGTTGTGGACAGATCTTTGAAGCCCAGTGCTTTGGGGAGCACGGAGAGCA ATGCAGGTGTGGATGTCCTTCGCCAGGTCATTGTCCCCAGAGAGCTGTGCCAGAAATTCCTGCAGCTGGCTGATGCCAACACCGTGCGGGGTGTGGAGACCTGCGGGATCCTCTGCGGGAAGCTG ATGAGGAACGAGTTCACCATCACCCACGTCATCGTCCCCAAGCAGCTGGGAGGCCCCGATTCCTGCACCACGGAGAACGAGGAGGAGCTCTTCATCATCCAGGACCAGCACGGCCTCGTCACTCTGGGCTGGATCCAC ACCCACCCCACACAGACAGCGTTCCTGTCCAGCGTGGACCTGCACACCCACTGCTCCTACCAGATGATGCTGCCAGAGTCCATCGCCATCGTGTGCTCTCCCAAATACCAGGA gacaGGGTTCTTCAAGCTGACGGAGCACGGCCTGGAGGAGATCTCATCCTGCCGGCAGAAGGGGTTCCACCCCCACCCCAAAGACCCCCCTCTCTTCATA
- the DUSP11 gene encoding RNA/RNP complex-1-interacting phosphatase: protein MADRGASRVPERWTDYIPLGRRMPGTRFIAFKVPLKKSFDRNLLPEERFSPHDLIRKVKERKEELGLIIDLTYTTRYYGPEELPPTLRYSKILTMGHKIPNRRTILRFKYLVKRFLTDNKDNDKLIGVHCTHGLNRTGYLVCRYLIDVEGMEPNAAIELFNKSRGHAIERTNYIQDLQKRALRSSCELKNLGSDLLRKKGGTAAKPQKQLLKPPQHRSGQPPPAVPRNPGSTKKMQQPGSKAQAQPQELGQRHGALEQRHQKQKQQKKLEKLEQRQLEKLEQPEQKLPEQRQPRSLAPRNCCISPPPKKKHKGLFPPPSPQPCPPQEPTGARRRRHRRRKHELRQQEVS from the exons ATGGCGGACAGAGGAGCCTCGCGGGTCCCGGAGCG GTGGACCGACTACATCCCGCTGGGCCGGAGGATGCCGGGCACGCGCTTCATCGCCTTCAAGGTGCCCCTGAAGAAG AGCTTTGATCGGAACCTTCTGCCAGAAGAGAGATTTTCCCCTCACGACCTCATCAGGAAAGTCAAGGAGCggaaggaggagctggggctgatCATCGACCTGACGTACACCACGCGCTACTACGGGCCCGAG GAGCTGCCCCCCACGCTGCGCTACTCGAAGATCCTGACCATGGGCCACAAGATCCCCAACAGAAGGACCATCCTGCGCTTCAAGTACCTCGTCAAGAGGTTCCTGACAGACAACAAAGACAACG ATAAACTCATCGGGGTGCACTGCACACATGGCCTGAACAGAACTGGCTACTTGGTTTGCAG gtaCCTGATTGATGTTGAGGGCATGGAGCCAAATGCTGCCATAGAGT TGTTCAACAAGTCTCGGGGACATGCCATAGAGAGAACCAACTACATCCAGGATCTTCAGAAGAGAGCCCTGAGAAG CAGCTGTGAACTGAAGAATTTGGGCTCGGATCTCCTCAGGAAAAAAGGCGGCACCGCAGCAAAGCcccagaagcagctgctcaAACCCCCCCAGCACCGCTCGGGCCAGCCccccccagcagtgcccag GAACCCTGGCAGCACCAAGAAgatgcagcagcctggctccaaggctcaggcacagccccaggagctgggacagcGGCACGGggccctggagcagaggcaccagaag cagaagcagcagaagaagctggagaagctggagcagaggcagctggagaagctggagcagcctgagcagaAGCTGCCTGAGCAGAGGCAGCCGCGCAGTCTGGCCCCGAGGAACTGTTGCATTTCCCCACCCCCCAAGAAGAAGCACAAGGGACTGTTCCCCCCCCcgagcccccagccctgcccgccccAGGAGCCCACAGGCGCCAGGAGACGCCGGCACCGGCGCAGGAAACACGaactgaggcagcaggaggtgTCCTGA
- the PROM2 gene encoding prominin-2 yields MRAAGLLLAWALLHPAATQPCHPASPGGVLRFTDRHAEIRVPALHRVPSSLDPLYGLVRRCLDLIQQNPLPTELLRTALNDPGSVRTSQVVQYELGYVVCAAVALLFTVAVPVAGMCFCYCRSRRRCGGRLRAHRRSLGCPRRCLLACLSFTSLIILISVTCAFVTSQRVKGQMEPGLGAVPSTLRTLRQHLANVPQGVQMVVDKFEVPRKQIISDLGGLSRSVGLSIHAQLKAMTYAALADLQDRAGDLQTSLHHLQILDRTARALAAARAELEPALRERRRRVVALLDDPRCTSCASVLGRAQSLELGADYGKVPSVEKVLKALGGLPRSDFAEMIRQGNGTFNSIPELAVERMAQVIQDLRDDLTRTAEKVQSIADSFPFPDYTRPVSEALLKAEDRSQPYLREAERFERYRWIAGTVLCSIILLILACNVMGMALGAYGLSKREDPSDYECRGEAGAKFLLVGVGLAFLFSWLLILLVFATFLVGGNIHTLVCRNWVNQEIYKFIDTPGNLPPSMNLTRQLNLRRDSNLSSAYRECKSGAGLWEVLQLDRSYDLDEHLKTPKYTADFQKRLGDFTANLGDVRLLRSEGRQDLETFARSGVDEVDYGRFQEEMKNPVVQTSLPGLARNLEGLQKMQRNGTVAGRLAAEARALWQMQNSTVQSQEALVAKLGESVQFLSRLAPHLKERVKRTLATTASVEARLPVQAQQILRQELGCFTRKELRYFTQYLNWVGQTLREDVASCQPLATALDNGRVILCDRIADPWNAFWFSLGCCTFFLIPNIIFAVRLTKHFRPIRNRLISTGSEETCPFHIPRVTALKL; encoded by the exons ATGCGGGCGGccgggctgctgctggcttggGCGCTGCTGCACCCCGCTGCCACCCAGCCGTGCCACCCCGCCAGCCCCGGCGGCGTGCTCCGCTTCACCGACAGGCACGCCGAGATCCGGGTGCCCGCGCTGCACCGCGTGCCCAGCTCGCTCGATCCCCTCTACGGCCTCGTCCGGCGCTGCCTGGACCTCATCCAGCAAAACCCGCTGCCCACAG agctgctcaggacAGCCCTGAATGACCCCGGCTCGGTGCGGACGTCTCAG GTGGTGCAGTACGAGCTGGGCTATGTCGTCTGTGCCGCGGTGGCTCTGCTCTTCACCGTGGCCGTGCCGGTGGCCGGGATGTGTTTCTGCTACTGCCGGAGCCGGCGGCGGTGCGGGGGCCGCCTCCGCGCCCACCGACGCTCGCTGGGCTGCCCCCGCCGCTGCCTGCTGGCCTGCCTGTCCTTCACCTCCCTCATCATCCT GATCAGCGTCACCTGCGCCTTCGTCACCAGCCAGCGGGTGAAGGGGCAGAtggagccggggctgggggcCGTGCCCTCCACCCTGCGCACGCTGCGACAGCACCTTGCCAATGTCCCCCAG GGGGTGCAGATGGTGGTGGACAAGTTCGAGGTGCCCCGAAAGCAGATAATCTCCGACCTGGGTG GGCTCAGCCGGAGCGTGGGGCTCTCCATCCACGCGCAGCTCAAGGCCATGACCTACGCGGCGCTGGCGGACCTGCAGGACAGGGCCGGAG ACCTACAGACCTCGCTGCACCATTTACAGATTCTCGACAGGACGGCGCGGGCGCtggcggcggcgcgggccgAGCTGGAGCCGGCGCTGCGGGAACGAAGGCGCCGCGTGGTCGCGCTCCTGGACGACCCGCGCTGCACCTCCTGCGCCAGCGTCCTGGGCAGGGcacagagcctggagctgggagccGACTACGGCAAG GTGCCGTCGGTGGAGAAGGTGTTGAAGGCGCTGGGCGGCCTGCCCCGAAGTGACTTTGCGGAGATGATTCGCCAG GGCAATGGCACCTTCAactccatcccagagctggcCGTGGAGAGGATGGCGCAGGTCATCCAGG ATCTGCGGGACGATTTGACCCGCACGGCGGAGAAGGTGCAGTCCATCGCTGACAGCTTCCCCTTCCCTGACTACACCCGGCCCGTGAGCGAGGCCCTGCTGAAGGCCGAGGACCGGAGCCAGCCGTACCTGCGGGAGGCGGAGCGCTTCGAGCGGTACAG gTGGATTGCGGGCACGGTGCTGTGCTCcatcatcctcctcatcctcgCCTGCAACGTGATGGGGATGGCCCTGGGGGCGTACGGGCTTTCCAAGCGGGAGGACCCCAGCGACTACGAGTGCCGAGGAGAAGCTGGCGCCAAGTTTCTCCTGGT CGGCGTGGGCTTGGCTTTCCTGTTCTCCTGGCTCCTCATCCTCCTGGTTTTCGCCACCTTCCTGGTTGGGGGCAACATCCATACGCTGGTTTGCAGGAATTGGGTCAACCAGGAGATTTATAAG TTCATCGACACCCCTGGGAATCTCCCTCCGTCCATGAACCTCACTCGCCAGCTCAACCTCAGGAGGGACTCCAACCTCAGCTCCGCGTACCG GGAGTGCAAGAGCGGCGCGGGGCTctgggaggtgctgcagctCGACAGGTCCTATGACCTGGATGAGCACCTAAAAACCCCCAAG TACACGGCTGATTTCCAAAAACGCCTGGGCGACTTCACGGCGAACCTGGGGGATGTCCGGCTCCTCCGCAGCGAGGGCAGGCAGGACCTGGAGACCTTCGCCCGCAGCGGAGTGGATGAGGTGGACTATGGGCGCTTCCAGGAGGAG ATGAAAAACCCCGTGGTGCAGACCAGCCTGCCCGGCTTGGCAAGGAACCTCGAGGGGCTGCAGAAGATGCAG AGGAACGGCACGGTGGCCGGGCGGCTCGCGGCGGAGGCGCGGGCGCTGTGGCAGATGCAGAACTCTACGGTGCAGTCGCAGGAGGCTTTGGTG GCAAAGCTGGGGGAAAGCGTCCAGTTCCTCTCCCGCTTGGCACCTCACCTCAAG GAGCGGGTGAAGAGGACACTGGCCACCACAGCTTCGGTGGAAGCCCGGCTGCCCGTGCAAGCCCAGCAGATCCTCCGGCAG GAACTCGGCTGCTTCACCAGGAAGGAGCTGCGCTACTTCACCCAGTACCTCAACTGGGTCGGGCAGACG CTGAGGGAGGACGTGGCTTCGTGCCAGCCGCTCGCCACGGCCCTGGACAACGGGCGGGTCATCCTGTGCGACCGCATCGCTGACCCCTGG AACGCCTTCTGGTTCAGCCTGGGATGCTGCACCTTCTTCCTCATCCCCAACATCATCTTCGCCGTCAGACTCACCAAACACTTCCGCCCCATCCGCAACCGGCTCAT CTCTACGGGCTCAGAGGAGACCTGTCCCTTCCACATCCCCCGTGTCACGGCGCTCAAGCTCTAG
- the LOC120411164 gene encoding major prion protein homolog — translation MARLLGTCCLLLLLLGVCTDVAFSKKGKGKPGWGTGSHRQPSYPHNPGYPHNPGYPHNPGYPRQPGYPQNPGYPHNPGYPGWGQGYNPSSGGSYHQKPWKAPKPKTNFKHVAGAAAAGAVVGGLGGYAMGRVMSGMHYSFDSPDEYRWWNQNAARYPNQVYYRDYQGHVPQDVFVADCFNITVTEHNIGPAAKKNSSEAGAAANQTEAELETRVVTKVIREMCIQQYREYLLASGIRPHLADASLAALLLLVLFALH, via the coding sequence ATGGCCAGGCTCCTCGgcacctgctgcctgctgctgctgctcctcggCGTCTGCACCGACGTCGCCTTCTCCAAGAAGGGCAAAGGCAAACCcggctggggcacagggagccaCCGCCAGCCCAGCTACCCCCACAACCCCGGTTATCCCCACAACCCCGGTTATCCCCACAACCCGGGCTACCCCCGCCAGCCCGGCTACCCCCAGAACCCCGGCTACCCCCACAACCCGGGCTACccgggctggggacagggctaCAACCCGTCCAGCGGAGGAAGCTACCACCAAAAGCCGTGGAAGGCCCCGAAACCCAAGACCAACTTCAAGCACgtggcgggggcggcggcggcgggggccgtGGTGGGCGGGCTGGGGGGCTACGCCATGGGCAGGGTGATGTCGGGGATGCACTACAGCTTCGACAGCCCCGACGAGTACCGCTGGTGGAACCAGAACGCCGCGCGCTACCCCAACCAGGTCTACTACCGCGACTACCAGGGCCACGTGCCGCAGGACGTCTTCGTGGCCGACTGCTTCAACATCACCGTCACCGAGCACAACATCGGCCCGGCCGCCAAGAAGAACTCCTCGGAGGCCGGCGCGGCCGCCAACCAGAcggaggcagagctggagaccAGGGTGGTGACCAAGGTGATCCGCGAGATGTGCATCCAGCAGTACCGCGAGTACCTCCTGGCCTCGGGCATCCGGCCGCACCTCGCCGACGCCTCCCTCGCCGCCCTCCTGCTCCTCGTCCTCTTCGCCCTGCACTAG